A stretch of the Corylus avellana chromosome ca6, CavTom2PMs-1.0 genome encodes the following:
- the LOC132185272 gene encoding peptidyl-tRNA hydrolase, chloroplastic-like produces the protein MGMPRKVGMAMGLQKLTAPLKQETLPTSSLSLPRPRFLQKVVFSHSFGVLFNEVSWSYVVFTYDGIIQWNSLQVGFEMVDAIAEAEGISISSVSFKALLGKGFIGDIPVMLAKPQTFMNASGESVGAIVSYYKIPLKQVIVIFDDLDLPFAKLRLLPKGGHGGHNGMRNIIDHFKGNRDFSRLRIGIGRPPGKMDPINFVLRPFTKQERQELDFTFQHGLEAVRILLLEGFNKSATFVNSAKPLEQLG, from the exons ATGGGGATGCCCAGAAAGGTGGGAATGGCAATGGGGCTACAAAAGTTGACGGCACCATTGAAGCAGGAAACACTTCCAACATCGTCGTTGTCGTTGCCACGGCCTAGGTTCCTCCAAAAGGTGGTGTTCTCACACTCATTCGGCGT CTTATTTAATGAAGTGAGCTGGAGCTATGTTGTGTTTACCTATGATGGTATAATTCAATGGAATTCTTTGCAGGTGGGCTTTGAGATGGTGGATGCTATAGCCGAAGCTGAAGGGATATCCATAAGCAGTGTTTCATTCAAAGCTCTATTAGGAAAAG GTTTTATTGGAGATATTCCAGTTATGCTTGCCAAACCCCAAACTTTCATGAATGCAAGTGGTGAGTCT GTTGGGGCCATTGTTTCGTATTACAAGATTCCGTTGAAGCAAGTAATTGTG ATTTTTGACGACTTAGATTTGCCATTTGCAAAGTTGCGGCTTTTGCCAAAAGGTGGACACGGAGGACATAACGG GATGAGGAATATCATTGATCACTTCAAAGGGAACCGTGATTTTTCTCGTTTAAGGATTG GCATTGGACGGCCTCCTGGGAAAATGGATCCTATCAACTTTGTTCTTCGCCCCTTCACCAAACAAGAACGTCAAGAG TTAGACTTTACGTTTCAACATGGCCTGGAAGCAGTGCGGATTCTTTTGCTTGAGGGGTTTAATAAAAGTGCCACATTTGTTAACAGTGCCAAACCCTTGGAACAACTTGGTTAA
- the LOC132184592 gene encoding peptidyl-tRNA hydrolase, mitochondrial-like: MIKRSMSVGASVSSIATTRIPNCHRWKTLISLPSSLSFCNWRTSRISSLASAPSASMSTKSTASETQGVAVEAQKSKKPWLIVGLGNPGKKYQSTRHNVGFEMVDAIAEAEGISISSVSFKALLGKGFIGDIPVMLAKPQTFMNASGESVGAIVSYYKIPLKQVIVIFDDLDLPFAKLRLLPKGGHGGHNGMRNIIDHFKGNRDFSRLRIGIGRPPGKMDPINFVLRPFTKQERQELDFTFQHGLEAVRILLLEGFNKSATFVNSAKPLEQLG, from the exons ATGATCAAAAGAAGTATGAGTGTTGGCGCTTCCGTATCGTCAATCGCAACCACACGAATTCCTAATTGCCAccgttggaaaaccctaatttcgcTGCCTTCTTCTTTATCCTTCTGCAATTGGAGAACGTCTCGGATTTCATCCTTGGCTTCGGCGCCATCAGCGTCAATGTCCACCAAAAGCACTGCTTCGGAGACCCAAGGGGTGGCCGTGGAGGCCCAGAAGTCCAAGAAGCCATGGCTCATCGTCGGCCTTGGTAACCCTGGCAAGAAGTACCAATCCACGCGCCACAAT GTGGGCTTTGAGATGGTGGATGCTATAGCCGAAGCTGAAGGGATATCCATAAGCAGTGTTTCATTCAAAGCTCTATTGGGAAAAG GTTTTATTGGAGATATTCCAGTTATGCTTGCCAAACCCCAAACTTTCATGAATGCAAGTGGTGAGTCT GTTGGGGCCATTGTTTCGTATTACAAGATTCCGTTGAAGCAAGTAATTGTG ATTTTTGACGACTTAGATTTGCCGTTTGCAAAGTTGCGGCTTTTGCCAAAAGGTGGACACGGAGGACATAACGG GATGAGGAATATCATTGATCACTTCAAAGGGAACCGTGATTTTTCTCGTTTAAGGATTG GCATTGGACGGCCTCCTGGGAAAATGGATCCTATCAACTTTGTTCTTCGCCCCTTCACCAAACAAGAACGTCAAGAG TTAGACTTTACGTTTCAACATGGCCTGGAAGCAGTGCGGATTCTTTTGCTTGAGGGGTTTAATAAAAGTGCCACATTTGTTAACAGTGCCAAACCCTTGGAACAACTTGGTTAA